One window of the Betaproteobacteria bacterium genome contains the following:
- a CDS encoding helix-turn-helix transcriptional regulator: MPEQTFQLDRVFSALADPTRRAVLERLSVGPAPVTELAQPFDMALPSFTQHLNVLEGCGLVSSEKAGRVRTYQLSPQTLQAAEHWLVSRRASWETRLDQLDGYLRKMKGKTP, from the coding sequence ATGCCTGAACAAACCTTCCAGCTCGATCGTGTCTTTAGTGCGCTGGCGGACCCGACGCGCCGCGCTGTTCTCGAACGTCTGAGCGTTGGTCCCGCACCGGTCACTGAGTTAGCGCAACCGTTCGATATGGCGCTGCCGTCATTCACGCAGCATCTGAATGTGTTGGAAGGTTGCGGCCTGGTGAGCTCCGAAAAGGCCGGTCGCGTACGGACATACCAGTTATCACCACAAACGCTACAGGCAGCCGAACATTGGCTGGTTTCGCGGCGCGCAAGCTGGGAAACCCGTCTCGACCAATTGGACGGCTATCTCCGGAAAATGAAAGGGAAAACACCATGA
- a CDS encoding ATP-binding cassette domain-containing protein, with the protein MSATANANAANSSRATSPSEAQKKSSLATLRGLLPFLAPYKRQFMLAGIALLIAAGATLAIPYAFKQMIDLGFGAAGAKSTENIDLTFLALFGVATMLAVSTAARFYAVSWLGERVTADIRSAVYRHVVTQSPQFFEVTRSGEVLSRLTADTTLIQSVVGTSISLALRNTLLFVGGLGMMFFTSVKLSSIIIVLLFAVIVPIIVYGRRVRTLSRDSQDRIADASAVAGEILNAMPTVQAYTHEKIEADRFSSSVERAFTTAIRRIRARSFLTVLAIVLVFGAIVFVLWLGAHAVMQGNMTGGELGQFILYSALVAGAVGALAETLGEAQRAAGATERLMELMAERSPIQSPDKPIALPPRTQAGASLALQDVTFNYPSRPQSASLTHLTFNIEPGETVAVVGPSGAGKTTLFQLLLRFYDPQHGRILLDGVEIRDLDLHVLRDAIGIVPQDTVIFAADAMANIRYGRVDATDEEVIAVAKMAAAHEFIEKLPDGYQSFLGERGVRLSGGQRQRIAIARALLKNPPLLLLDEATSALDAESERLVQGALEAAMAGRTTLVIAHRLATVQKANRIIVLDEGRLVETGTHASLVAQGGIYANLAALQFHGG; encoded by the coding sequence ATGTCCGCTACCGCCAACGCCAACGCCGCAAACTCTTCCCGCGCAACCAGTCCGTCTGAAGCACAAAAGAAGAGTAGCCTCGCCACCCTGCGTGGCCTGCTGCCGTTCCTCGCCCCTTACAAGCGTCAATTCATGCTGGCGGGCATTGCGCTACTGATCGCGGCGGGGGCCACGCTGGCGATTCCGTACGCATTCAAGCAGATGATCGACCTGGGCTTCGGCGCGGCGGGCGCGAAGAGCACGGAAAACATCGACCTCACTTTCCTTGCCCTGTTTGGCGTGGCCACCATGCTCGCGGTTTCGACGGCCGCGCGCTTCTATGCTGTTTCGTGGCTGGGCGAGCGGGTGACGGCCGATATTCGCAGCGCGGTCTATCGGCATGTCGTCACGCAAAGCCCGCAGTTTTTTGAAGTCACGCGCAGTGGCGAAGTGCTTTCCCGGCTCACAGCGGATACCACGCTCATCCAGTCGGTTGTTGGTACCAGTATTTCCCTCGCACTACGTAACACGCTTTTGTTCGTGGGCGGCCTCGGCATGATGTTTTTCACCAGCGTGAAGCTGTCGTCGATCATCATCGTGCTGCTGTTCGCGGTGATCGTGCCGATCATCGTCTACGGCCGCCGCGTGCGCACCCTGTCGCGCGATTCGCAGGACCGCATCGCCGACGCTTCCGCCGTGGCGGGGGAAATTCTCAATGCCATGCCAACAGTGCAGGCCTACACGCACGAGAAAATCGAGGCGGACCGCTTCAGCTCCTCGGTTGAGCGCGCGTTTACCACCGCCATCCGCCGCATCCGCGCGCGATCATTTCTGACCGTGCTGGCTATTGTGCTGGTGTTCGGCGCGATTGTGTTCGTGCTTTGGCTGGGCGCGCATGCCGTCATGCAGGGAAACATGACGGGCGGCGAACTCGGCCAGTTCATCCTCTATTCCGCGCTCGTTGCCGGTGCGGTCGGCGCGCTCGCCGAGACACTAGGTGAAGCGCAACGGGCTGCCGGCGCCACCGAGCGCCTGATGGAGTTGATGGCGGAACGCTCGCCCATCCAGTCCCCGGACAAACCGATTGCCTTGCCGCCACGCACACAAGCCGGTGCATCGCTCGCCTTGCAGGATGTCACGTTTAACTACCCGTCACGTCCGCAGTCGGCATCGCTCACGCATCTCACATTTAATATAGAGCCTGGCGAGACCGTCGCCGTCGTTGGGCCGTCGGGTGCCGGCAAGACCACGCTGTTCCAGTTGCTGCTGCGTTTCTATGACCCGCAGCACGGCCGTATCCTCCTCGATGGCGTCGAGATCCGCGATCTCGATTTGCATGTGCTGCGCGATGCGATTGGCATTGTGCCGCAGGACACGGTGATCTTTGCAGCAGATGCAATGGCGAATATCCGTTATGGCCGCGTCGATGCCACGGACGAGGAAGTCATCGCTGTCGCGAAAATGGCGGCGGCGCATGAGTTTATCGAAAAGCTGCCGGACGGTTATCAATCTTTCCTGGGCGAGCGCGGCGTGCGGCTGTCAGGCGGCCAGCGCCAGCGAATCGCCATCGCTCGCGCACTCCTGAAAAATCCGCCGCTGTTACTGCTGGACGAAGCGACCAGCGCGCTGGATGCAGAGTCGGAGCGCCTCGTGCAAGGAGCGCTGGAAGCCGCAATGGCCGGACGCACCACGCTGGTCATCGCGCACCGCCTCGCCACCGTGCAGAAGGCCAATCGCATAATCGTGCTCGACGAAGGCCGCTTGGTCGAAACCGGCACCCATGCATCGCTGGTCGCACAGGGCGGTATTTACGCCAATCTTGCGGCGTTACAGTTTCATGGCGGATGA
- a CDS encoding SRPBCC family protein, producing MKPLNHPFDPKLDLMLERIVGISPALVWAAWTEPEHLKHWFTPAPWQTVDCEIDLRPGGIFRTTMRSPDGQEFPNAGCYLEVIKNQKLVWTNALMPGFRPAATATDCGELFFTAVLTLESQGDGTKYTALVMHREEDGRKKHEEMGFHDGWGTALDQLVAYMKKPRAA from the coding sequence ATGAAGCCCCTGAATCATCCATTCGATCCAAAGCTCGACCTTATGCTTGAACGCATCGTTGGAATTTCGCCTGCGCTTGTCTGGGCTGCATGGACCGAGCCAGAGCACCTCAAGCATTGGTTCACGCCCGCTCCGTGGCAAACGGTGGATTGCGAAATTGACCTTCGGCCGGGCGGTATTTTTCGCACGACCATGCGCTCACCCGACGGTCAGGAGTTTCCGAACGCCGGTTGCTATCTGGAAGTCATCAAGAATCAGAAGCTGGTCTGGACCAATGCGCTTATGCCCGGATTCCGGCCCGCCGCCACGGCGACTGATTGTGGGGAGCTTTTTTTCACGGCAGTCTTGACACTTGAGTCACAAGGCGATGGCACGAAGTACACCGCGCTCGTCATGCATCGGGAAGAAGATGGCCGCAAGAAGCACGAAGAGATGGGCTTCCATGATGGCTGGGGAACGGCGCTCGACCAGCTTGTTGCGTACATGAAGAAACCGCGAGCGGCTTGA